The Falco cherrug isolate bFalChe1 chromosome 6, bFalChe1.pri, whole genome shotgun sequence genome window below encodes:
- the LOC102052186 gene encoding serine/threonine-protein kinase Sgk1 isoform X2, with translation MTVKAAEASGPTLTYSKMRGMVAILIAFMKQRRMGLNDFIQKIATNSYACKHPEVQSILKISQPPEPELMNANPSPPPSPSQQINLGPSSNPHAKPSDFHFLKVIGKGSFGKVLLARHKAEEQFYAVKVLQKKAILKKKEEKHIMSERNVLLKNVKHPFLVGLHFSFQTADKLYFVLDYINGGELFYHLQRERCFLEPRARFYAAEIASALGYLHSLNIVYRDLKPENILLDSQGHIVLTDFGLCKENIEHNGTTSTFCGTPEYLAPEVLHKQPYDRTVDWWCLGAVLYEMLYGLPPFYSRNTAEMYDNILNKPLQLKPNITNSARHLLEGLLQKDRTKRLGAKEDFMEIKNHIFFSPINWDDLINKKITPPFNPNVSGPSDLRHFDPEFTDEPVPNSIGQSPDSILITASVKEAAEAFLGFSYAPPMDSFL, from the exons ATGACCGTGAAAGCGGCTGAGGCATCTGGTCCTACCTTGACTTACTCGAAGATGAGGGGAATGGTGGCCATCCTCATCG CTTTCATGAAGCAGAGAAGAATGGGACTGAACGACTTCATTCAGAAGATAGCCACCAACTCGTATGCATGCAAGCA CCCTGAAGTTCAGTCTATCTTGAAAATCTCCCAGCCTCCGGAGCCTGAACTTATGAATGCTAATCCTTCCCCTCCG CCGAGCCCTTCACAGCAGATCAATCTTGGTCCATCATCCAACCCACATGCCAAACCATCAGActttcatttcttaaaagtGATTGGGAAAGGCAGTTTTGGGAAg GTTCTGCTTGCACGGCATAAGGCAGAAGAGCAGTTCTATGCTGTTAAAGTCCTGCAGAAAAAAGCCATCCTGAAGAAGAAGGAG GAGAAGCACATTATGTCAGAGCGCAATGTCctgctgaaaaatgtgaaacacCCGTTCCTGGTCGGGCTTCACTTTTCCTTCCAAACTGCAGACAAATTGTATTTTGTCCTGGACTACATCAATGGTGGAGAG TTGTTCTACCATCTCCAGAGGGAGCGTTGCTTCCTGGAGCCGAGAGCCCGTTTTTACGCTGCTGAAATTGCCAGTGCACTGGGCTACCTGCACTCCCTGAACATTGTTTATCG TGACTTGAAGCCAGAGAATATCCTGCTGGATTCGCAGGGGCACATTGTCTTGACTGACTTTGGactctgcaaagaaaacataGAGCACAACGGCACAACCTCCACCTTCTGCGGCACGCCAGAG TATCTCGCTCCTGAAGTTCTTCATAAGCAGCCCTATGACCGAACCGTGGACTGGTGGTGCCTGGGAGCAGTCCTGTATGAGATGCTTTATGGCTTG CCACCCTTCTACAGCAGGAACACGGCAGAAATGTACGACAACATCTTGAACAAACCATTGCAGCTGAAGCCAAATATTACCAACTCAGCTAGACATCTCCTGGAAGGCCTCTTGCAGAAAGACAGGACAAAGAGGCTTGGCGCCAAGGAGGACTTT ATGGAGATAAAGAATCACATCTTCTTCTCCCCAATTAACTGGGATGATCTCATTAATAAGAAGATTACACCCCCTTTTAACCCAAATGTG AGTGGCCCCAGTGACCTGCGACACTTTGATCCGGAGTTTACAGATGAGCCAGTCCCCAACTCCATTGGCCAGTCCCCAGACAGCATCCTCATCACTGCCAGCGTCAAAGAAGCCGCTGAGGCTTTTTTGGGCTTCTCGTATGCCCCACCCATGGACTCTTTCTtgtga
- the LOC102052186 gene encoding serine/threonine-protein kinase Sgk1 isoform X1, which translates to MSAARDTASITGSARTVAGLAALAASLLPPGRPARKGSYLGLRRRPGAQSQPQRCRAAPGLSAGSEMRGKEEKSSLKAFMKQRRMGLNDFIQKIATNSYACKHPEVQSILKISQPPEPELMNANPSPPPSPSQQINLGPSSNPHAKPSDFHFLKVIGKGSFGKVLLARHKAEEQFYAVKVLQKKAILKKKEEKHIMSERNVLLKNVKHPFLVGLHFSFQTADKLYFVLDYINGGELFYHLQRERCFLEPRARFYAAEIASALGYLHSLNIVYRDLKPENILLDSQGHIVLTDFGLCKENIEHNGTTSTFCGTPEYLAPEVLHKQPYDRTVDWWCLGAVLYEMLYGLPPFYSRNTAEMYDNILNKPLQLKPNITNSARHLLEGLLQKDRTKRLGAKEDFMEIKNHIFFSPINWDDLINKKITPPFNPNVSGPSDLRHFDPEFTDEPVPNSIGQSPDSILITASVKEAAEAFLGFSYAPPMDSFL; encoded by the exons ATGTCAGCCGCCCGCGATACTGCGTCCATAACCGGGTCAGCGAGAACGGTGGCCGGCCTCGCCGCCCTCGCcgcctccctcctgcctccgGGCCGCCCGGCCAGGAAGGGGAGTTATTTGGGATTACGGCGGCGGCCGGGAGCCCAGTCACAGCCTCAGCGCTGCCGCGCCGCGCCCGGGCTCTCGGCGGGGAGCGAGATGAGGGGCAAAGAGGAGAAGTCGTCGCTGAAAG CTTTCATGAAGCAGAGAAGAATGGGACTGAACGACTTCATTCAGAAGATAGCCACCAACTCGTATGCATGCAAGCA CCCTGAAGTTCAGTCTATCTTGAAAATCTCCCAGCCTCCGGAGCCTGAACTTATGAATGCTAATCCTTCCCCTCCG CCGAGCCCTTCACAGCAGATCAATCTTGGTCCATCATCCAACCCACATGCCAAACCATCAGActttcatttcttaaaagtGATTGGGAAAGGCAGTTTTGGGAAg GTTCTGCTTGCACGGCATAAGGCAGAAGAGCAGTTCTATGCTGTTAAAGTCCTGCAGAAAAAAGCCATCCTGAAGAAGAAGGAG GAGAAGCACATTATGTCAGAGCGCAATGTCctgctgaaaaatgtgaaacacCCGTTCCTGGTCGGGCTTCACTTTTCCTTCCAAACTGCAGACAAATTGTATTTTGTCCTGGACTACATCAATGGTGGAGAG TTGTTCTACCATCTCCAGAGGGAGCGTTGCTTCCTGGAGCCGAGAGCCCGTTTTTACGCTGCTGAAATTGCCAGTGCACTGGGCTACCTGCACTCCCTGAACATTGTTTATCG TGACTTGAAGCCAGAGAATATCCTGCTGGATTCGCAGGGGCACATTGTCTTGACTGACTTTGGactctgcaaagaaaacataGAGCACAACGGCACAACCTCCACCTTCTGCGGCACGCCAGAG TATCTCGCTCCTGAAGTTCTTCATAAGCAGCCCTATGACCGAACCGTGGACTGGTGGTGCCTGGGAGCAGTCCTGTATGAGATGCTTTATGGCTTG CCACCCTTCTACAGCAGGAACACGGCAGAAATGTACGACAACATCTTGAACAAACCATTGCAGCTGAAGCCAAATATTACCAACTCAGCTAGACATCTCCTGGAAGGCCTCTTGCAGAAAGACAGGACAAAGAGGCTTGGCGCCAAGGAGGACTTT ATGGAGATAAAGAATCACATCTTCTTCTCCCCAATTAACTGGGATGATCTCATTAATAAGAAGATTACACCCCCTTTTAACCCAAATGTG AGTGGCCCCAGTGACCTGCGACACTTTGATCCGGAGTTTACAGATGAGCCAGTCCCCAACTCCATTGGCCAGTCCCCAGACAGCATCCTCATCACTGCCAGCGTCAAAGAAGCCGCTGAGGCTTTTTTGGGCTTCTCGTATGCCCCACCCATGGACTCTTTCTtgtga